A genomic region of Zea mays cultivar B73 chromosome 6, Zm-B73-REFERENCE-NAM-5.0, whole genome shotgun sequence contains the following coding sequences:
- the LOC100273102 gene encoding Formamidopyrimidine-DNA glycosylase-like: MPELPEVEAARRALQAHCVGRRIARCAVADDAKVVVAAAGRAAFERAMVGRTIVAARRRGKNLWLQLDAPPFPSFQFGMAGAIYIKGIPVTNYKRSVVNSEEEWPSKHSKFFAELDDGLEFSFTDKRRFARVRLFEDPETLPPISELGPDALFEPMSVDSFLDSLGRKKIGIKALLLDQSFISGIGNWIADEVLYQSRIHPLQIASNLPRESCEALHQSIEEVVKYAVEVDADMDRFPKEWLFHHRWGKKPGKVDGKKIEFITAGGRTTAYVPQLQKLVGTQSSKTISVAENGDAKDSGTEGEDADADVLKPRKRAATSRGQRNKDTAGSRKARGNGADAEAAEPATGVVGSNSEQAFGQANSDAVDKSDRATRRSSRKVKARK; the protein is encoded by the exons ATGCCGGAGCTGCCGGAGGTGGAGGCGGCGCGTCGGGCGCTGCAGGCGCACTGCGTGGGGAGGCGCATCGCGCGCTGCGCCGTGGCGGACGACGCCAAGGTGGTCGTTGCCGCCGCCGGCCGCGCGGCCTTCGAGCGGGCCATGGTCGGCCGGACCATCGTCGCCGCGCGCCGGAGGGGCAAGAACCTCTGGCTCCAGCTCGACGCGCCGCCCTTCCCGTCCTTCCAGTTCG GGATGGCAGGCGCGATATATATCAAAGGCATTCCTGTGACGAATTATAAGAG ATCCGTTGTTAATTCCGAAGAGGAGTGGCCCTCCAAACACTCTAAATTCTTTGCTGAG CTTGATGATGGTTTGGAGTTCTCTTTCACTGATAAACGGCGCTTTGCAAGAGTTCGTTTGTTTGAAGAT CCTGAAACCTTACCCCCAATTTCTGAGTTAGGCCCAGATGCTCTGTTTGAACCAATGTCCGTCGATAGTTTCTTGGACTCCCTGGGTAGAAAGAAGATAGGGATAAAAGCTCTTCTACTTGATCAG AGCTTCATATCAGGCATTGGCAATTGGATTGCAGACGAGGTGCTTTACCAG TCAAGGATCCATCCATTACAGATTGCTTCGAATCTACCTAGGGAGAGTTGTGAAGCACTGCACCAGAGTATCGAAGAG GTTGTCAAATATGCTGTCGAAGTTGATGCTGACATGGACCGCTTTCCGAAGGAATGGTTATTTCATCACCGTTGGGGCAAGAAGCCTGGCAAAGTCGATG GAAAGAAAATCGAGTTCATAACAGCTGGTGGCAGG ACCACTGCCTACGTGCCGCAACTGCAAAAACTGGTTGGAACCCAGTCCAGCAAAACGATATCCGTGGCCGAGAACGGTGATGCCAAGGATTCAGGGACCGAGGGAGAAGATGCAGATGCAGATGTTTTGAAGCCAAGAAAGCGAGCCGCGACCTCCAGGGGACAGCGAAACAAAGATACCGCCGGCTCGAGAAAAGCAAGAGGAAATGGCGCCGATGCTGAGGCGGCTGAACCAGCAACAGGTGTCGTCGGAAGCAACAGTGAGCAAGCTTTTGGCCAAGCCAACAGTGACGCTGTCGATAAATCAGATCGGGCTACAAGACGATCGTCGAGGAAAGTGAAAGCCCGCAAGTAA
- the LOC103629707 gene encoding adiponectin receptor protein 1: protein MASEEVATTVCADADQEAAAAAAAAMKEEGGRGKRRRRRQPRKGEEEGGRKKYALVSYHELPEYMKENEFILNYYRSEWPVLNAVLSLFSWHNETINVWTHLLGFMLFFGLTLVHLGQYFPQVADLIGHLSWPISKVAENVSSNIGDVLSGAAMFIQTNPSLASHGTAVASQTTRWPFFVFLAGAMFCLLSSSACHLLSCHSHRLNLLLIRLDYTGIAVMIVVSFFPPIYYIFQCEPRWRAAYLSAITAAGAGTVYALMSPRLSAPRYRARRALLFVGMGLSGVVPAAHAAAANWHEPRRNVTLAYEGAMAASYLVGTAFYLARVPERWRPGAFDLAGHSHQIFHALVIAGALAHYGAAIVFLRARDEMGCPAS, encoded by the exons ATGGCGAGTGAGGAGGTCGCCACCACAGTGTGTGCCGACGCCGACCAAgaagcagcggcggcggcggcggcggccatgaAGGAGGAAGGAGGAAGGGGCAAGAGGCGGCGGAGGAGGCAGCCGAGGAAGGGAGAGGAGGAAGGCGGGAGGAAGAAGTACGCGCTGGTGAGCTACCACGAGCTGCCCGAGTACATGAAGGAGAACGAGTTCATCCTCAACTACTACCGCTCCGAGTGGCCCGTCCTCAACGCCGTGCTCAGCCTCTTCTCCTGGCACAACGAGACCATCAACGTCTGGAC GCACCTGCTCGGGTTCATGCTCTTCTTCGGTCTCACCCTGGTGCACCTCGGCCAGTACTTCCCCCAGGTGGCTGATCTGATTGGGCATCTCTCCTG GCCAATCTCGAAGGTCGCTGAAAATGTCTCCAGCAATATTGGAGATGTCCTATCA GGCGCGGCCATGTTCATCCAGACGAACCCGAGCCTGGCCTCGCATGGCACGGCGGTGGCGTCGCAGACGACGCGGTGGCCCTTCTTCGTGTTCCTGGCGGGGGCCATGTTCTGCCTGCTGAGCAGCAGCGCGTGCCACCTGCTGTCGTGCCACTCGCACCGGCTGAACCTGCTGCTGATCCGCCTCGACTACACGGGCATCGCGGTCATGATCGTGGTCTCCTTCTTCCCGCCCATCTACTACATCTTCCAGTGCGAGCCGCGCTGGCGGGCGGCGTACCTGTCGGCGATCACGGCGGCCGGGGCGGGCACGGTGTACGCGCTCATGTCGCCCCGCCTGAGCGCGCCGCGCTACCGCGCCCGCCGCGCGCTGCTGTTCGTCGGCATGGGCCTGTCCGGGGTGGTCCCCGCGGCGCACGCGGCCGCCGCCAACTGGCACGAGCCGCGCCGCAACGTCACGCTGGCGTACGAGGGCGCCATGGCCGCGTCCTACCTGGTCGGCACCGCGTTCTACCTCGCCCGGGTGCCCGAGCGCTGGCGCCCCGGCGCCTTCGACCTCGCCGGCCACAGCCACCAGATCTTCCACGCGCTCGTcatcgccggcgcgctcgcgcacTACGGCGCCGCCATCGTGTTCCTCAGGGCTCGCGACGAGATGGGCTGCCCGGCCAGTTAG